One window of Silene latifolia isolate original U9 population unplaced genomic scaffold, ASM4854445v1 scaffold_88, whole genome shotgun sequence genomic DNA carries:
- the LOC141640542 gene encoding uncharacterized protein LOC141640542, translated as MAIVAGNSIVGAPRLHGTDPCCSRKATDASSVNFACERMLTSCSASLFNGSPKFQDCLRLNTFRLKNYDFWFRCNSLHGSVYVDAFDEIGDCGLNVSSQRCTSGVKKKTGQISLNRSTSLSDGPYVENDELKNNYILERLCSFGKIFEALKLVELMARRNQIPHFPSCINLIRGLINHDHVEKARNVLRIMVMSGGVPDVITHNMLISGLCKNGQLSTAIILLEDMGSSGCPPDVITYNTIIRCYFDRGEFDQAIEFWKKQLRKGSPPYLVTSTILLELIFKHCGLVRALDVLDDLVIEGCYPDLVTYNLLVNSTCKEGNFVNTSLVINSLISHGYEPNVITYNTILHALCGHGHWKGVDEILSVMNETSRTPTLVTYNILINGLCKCGLLDRAIDFLDVMVKSEVTPDIISYNTLLAAISKEGMVNEAFHIIMLLVDSKCPPGLITYNIVIDGLAKKGFMDKAMQLYSQMIDKGTIPDDITHHSLLWGFCRADEVDKAVEVLKEMGSRNLKIRDSAYRITIKELCKSKKVDIAIQVLETMISNQIKPNATIYANLIKGIASAGMAEEAEQLLSKLIDRKVLNALFELK; from the coding sequence ATGGCTATTGTGGCTGGTAACAGTATAGTTGGAGCACCTCGATTACACGGTACAGATCCATGTTGTAGTCGAAAGGCAACCGATGCTAGTTCTGTAAATTTTGCATGTGAGAGAATGCTCACGTCTTGTTCGGCTTCTTTGTTCAACGGCAGTCCCAAATTTCAAGATTGTTTAAGATTGAATACATTTAGGTTAAAGAATTATGATTTTTGGTTTAGATGTAATTCTCTACATGGTAGTGTCTATGTTGATGCTTTCGATGAGATTGGTGATTGTGGATTGAACGTGAGCTCACAAAGATGTACATCTGGTGTCAAGAAAAAAACAGGGCAAATTAGTTTGAACAGGTCAACTTCATTATCAGATGGACCCTATGTAGAAAATGATGAGCTGAAGAACAACTATATCCTTGAAAGGTTATGTAGCTTCGGAAAGATATTTGAAGCATTGAAGTTGGTTGAGCTCATGGCTCGTCGAAACCAAATTCCTCATTTCCCTTCTTGCATAAATTTGATTCGTGGGCTCATTAACCATGATCATGTTGAGAAAGCCAGAAACGTTCTTAGAATTATGGTCATGTCGGGCGGTGTTCCTGATGTTATTACACACAATATGCTGATTAGTGGATTATGCAAGAATGGGCAGCTAAGCACTGCGATTATTCTCTTGGAGGATATGGGCTCAAGTGGTTGCCCTCCAGATGTCATAACTTACAACACAATTATCAGATGCTACTTTGATAGGGGTGAGTTTGATCAGGCTATTGAGTTCTGGAAGAAGCAACTAAGAAAGGGTTCCCCTCCTTATCTTGTGACGTCTACCATTCTTCTGGAGTTGATTTTTAAGCATTGCGGGTTAGTTAGGGCCCTTGATGTTTTGGACGATTTGGTAATTGAAGGTTGTTATCCAGACCTTGTGACCTACAACTTGCTGGTGAATTCTACTTGTAAAGAAGGTAATTTTGTAAACACCTCTTTAGTTATTAATAGTTTGATATCACATGGATATGAGCCTAATGTCATCACTTACAACACTATTCTTCACGCTCTTTGTGGTCATGGTCATTGGAAGGGAGTTGATGAAATCTTGTCTGTCATGAATGAAACTTCTCGGACACCAACTCTTGTTACTTATAACATTTTGATCAATGGGTTGTGCAAGTGTGGGCTCTTGGATCGTGCTATAGATTTTCTTGATGTAATGGTTAAGAGTGAAGTTACTCCGGACATAATCTCTTACAATACCTTATTAGCTGCCATCTCTAAGGAAGGAATGGTAAATGAGGCTTTTCACATTATTATGCTTTTAGTTGATAGCAAATGCCCACCTGGTCTAATTACGTATAATATTGTTATTGATGGTTTGGCGAAAAAAGGATTCATGGACAAAGCGATGCAGCTATATAGTCAGATGATCGATAAGGGGACTATTCCTGATGATATTACTCATCATTCTTTGCTTTGGGGCTTTTGTCGAGCAGATGAAGTTGATAAGGCTGTTGAGGTTTTAAAAGAGATGGGCAGTAGAAACCTTAAGATAAGAGACTCTGCTTATAGAATCACGATCAAGGAGTTGTGTAAAAGCAAGAAAGTGGATATTGCAATACAAGTTCTGGAAACTATGATCTCGAATCAGATCAAACCAAATGCTACCATTTATGCCAATTTAATTAAAGGGATAGCCTCTGCTGGTATGGCTGAAGAGGCTGAACAATTGTTATCAAAGCTAATTGACCGGAAGGTTCTCAATGCACTTTTTGAGTTGAAATGA